A genomic window from Dehalococcoidales bacterium includes:
- a CDS encoding type II/IV secretion system ATPase subunit, with protein sequence MTTTVLPPAEEGTPDSLEAAAPRVDVSGMLSGPLQEVTEQYPHVLDYIQTLPVAEVGVPKYVAEPSRKLGDDKKPNYIYPTQRTGVFIHVQHNPDDTRNDYITVEPDFGMELTSLMSRVDGKLLELRNKLPRLDPDGDMEEQLYEYLDTVTTLGNDSAMGFIEGQVGFLRKGGARVAKVRITEREQAGLRYMFIRDRLGMGALDPLTSDPLIEDISCSGKGQVFIEHKIFKALKSSVDFKTHEDLDQFVLWLSERIKKPVTFRNPIVDATLPDGSRINIVFGRDVSRRGSNFSIRKFAGTPISIFELVDFSSLNYQMLAYLSLVIGHEMNVFVSGETASGKTTLLNAVTTFIHPMAKVVSIEDTPELQVPHKNWIREVVQTTKIGEGSGVDMFDLLKAALRQRPNEIIIGEIRGPEGNVAFQAMQTGHAVMATFHAASVEKLIQRMTGSPISVPKSYIDNLNVIVFTSAVKLPNGKTGRRITSINEIVAYDPVFDSFTFVEIFHWNEETDVFEFTGRMTSMVLENKVAPKMGIPANKKQRIYTEVDRRAKILETLHKEKHITGFYEILEVLSKAQRQGLF encoded by the coding sequence ATGACAACTACAGTCCTGCCCCCTGCTGAAGAGGGAACACCGGATAGCCTGGAAGCGGCGGCCCCTCGCGTCGACGTTTCCGGGATGTTGTCGGGTCCGTTACAGGAGGTCACCGAGCAGTATCCGCATGTCCTTGACTACATCCAGACGCTGCCTGTTGCTGAAGTGGGGGTTCCCAAGTATGTCGCCGAGCCGTCCCGGAAACTGGGCGATGATAAGAAACCAAACTACATCTACCCCACACAACGGACAGGTGTATTCATTCATGTCCAGCACAACCCGGATGATACCAGGAATGACTATATTACTGTAGAACCGGACTTCGGCATGGAGCTTACCTCTCTGATGTCCAGAGTGGACGGTAAGCTCCTTGAGCTAAGGAACAAACTTCCGCGACTCGACCCGGACGGCGACATGGAAGAGCAATTATACGAGTACCTTGACACTGTTACCACGCTTGGCAACGATTCGGCTATGGGTTTTATCGAGGGGCAGGTCGGGTTTCTGCGCAAGGGTGGTGCCAGGGTTGCCAAAGTCAGAATTACCGAGCGTGAGCAGGCAGGGCTGAGGTATATGTTCATCCGGGACAGGCTTGGGATGGGTGCTCTGGACCCCCTGACTTCTGACCCCCTCATTGAAGACATAAGTTGTTCCGGTAAAGGACAGGTATTCATCGAGCACAAGATTTTCAAGGCGCTGAAGAGCTCGGTTGACTTTAAGACCCATGAGGACCTTGACCAGTTCGTGTTGTGGCTCTCGGAGCGGATAAAGAAACCGGTTACCTTCCGGAATCCCATTGTGGATGCCACCCTTCCTGACGGCTCCCGTATCAACATAGTATTCGGACGGGACGTATCCAGGCGAGGCTCCAACTTCAGCATCCGTAAGTTTGCCGGGACACCGATATCTATCTTCGAACTGGTGGACTTCAGCAGCCTGAACTACCAGATGCTGGCCTATCTTTCACTCGTAATTGGTCACGAGATGAATGTCTTCGTATCCGGGGAGACAGCCTCCGGGAAGACAACACTGCTGAATGCTGTGACCACCTTCATTCATCCCATGGCCAAAGTGGTCAGTATCGAGGATACGCCCGAGCTCCAGGTGCCCCACAAGAACTGGATAAGAGAGGTGGTCCAGACCACAAAGATAGGAGAGGGCAGTGGGGTAGACATGTTCGACCTGCTCAAGGCGGCACTGAGACAGCGCCCCAACGAGATTATCATAGGAGAGATTCGCGGCCCGGAAGGTAATGTGGCTTTCCAGGCAATGCAGACCGGCCACGCCGTTATGGCCACATTCCATGCTGCTTCCGTGGAGAAGCTTATCCAGCGTATGACGGGCAGCCCCATCTCGGTGCCAAAGAGCTATATCGACAACCTGAACGTGATAGTCTTTACCAGCGCGGTCAAACTCCCCAATGGTAAGACGGGTCGGCGTATAACCAGCATCAATGAGATTGTGGCTTATGACCCCGTGTTTGATTCATTTACCTTCGTTGAGATATTCCACTGGAATGAGGAAACGGACGTCTTTGAATTCACCGGCCGGATGACCAGCATGGTCCTGGAAAACAAGGTTGCCCCCAAGATGGGCATCCCGGCTAACAAGAAACAGCGCATATACACTGAGGTAGACCGCCGGGCGAAGATACTGGAGACACTACATAAGGAGAAGCATATTACCGGTTTCTACGAAATCCTGGAGGTTCTCAGTAAAGCGCAGCGACAGGGGCTCTTCTAA
- a CDS encoding type II/IV secretion system ATPase subunit, producing the protein MAEIILPFTRENKVDDHGKGFHNCEFFQALSPPLQQVAEEYPHLFEYLHWLPIKEVGIPRYYPRLTKKMEDIKEPNIIYPLSDGIFAHVMTDDKDTRNHYIIVEPTLTMDLGNIMSQVESRCIQFGDQLPDFDAEGDKKQQLINYVEQMTALSSQPEEPSTGGRKGLLRKGRPKLTKVRLTERELEGIKYLFIRDKLGLGDIEPLVSDSYIEDIGCSGVGHLFIEHKIFKGCKSPISFSSLDALDVFVLRLAEQIGKPVTYRKPIADATLPVGARINIVYGRDVSKRGSNFSIRKFSAVPISIFDLVDFGTLNYQMLAYLSLVIPNGMNLFIAGESASGKTSMLNALTTFIPPKAKIVTIEDTPELQVPHENWIREVIQSDKLEDSTGAVTTFDLLKAALRQRPNEIIVGEIRGPEGNVAFQAMQTGHAVMSTFHASTMEKLIQRMTAAPILVPKTYIDNLNVAILMRSIKLPNGGTVRRVTEIDEIVGFDPPTQSFNIVEAFKLDETTDTFEFTGYMNSHVMEHKIATMLGIPSRAKRRIYAEIDKRARIFAKLHKERGITGFYEVLRVLGQAQQDGLL; encoded by the coding sequence ATGGCGGAGATAATCCTCCCTTTCACCAGGGAGAACAAAGTAGACGACCACGGGAAAGGCTTTCATAACTGCGAGTTCTTCCAGGCTTTGTCGCCCCCGTTACAACAGGTTGCGGAAGAGTATCCTCATCTCTTCGAATACCTGCACTGGCTGCCAATCAAGGAGGTGGGTATTCCCCGTTACTATCCCAGGCTTACCAAGAAGATGGAAGATATCAAGGAGCCGAACATCATTTACCCGCTAAGCGACGGTATTTTCGCCCACGTGATGACTGACGATAAGGACACCCGCAATCACTACATTATCGTTGAGCCTACTCTCACCATGGACCTTGGCAATATAATGTCCCAGGTGGAAAGTCGTTGCATTCAGTTTGGTGACCAGCTTCCCGACTTCGATGCCGAGGGAGATAAGAAGCAGCAGCTGATCAACTACGTTGAACAGATGACGGCCCTCAGCAGCCAGCCGGAAGAGCCCAGTACTGGCGGGCGAAAAGGCTTGCTTCGCAAGGGTAGGCCCAAGCTGACCAAGGTCAGGCTCACCGAGCGTGAGCTCGAGGGTATTAAGTATCTGTTCATCCGGGATAAACTCGGTCTGGGTGATATCGAGCCTCTGGTGTCCGACTCATACATTGAGGACATCGGCTGCTCCGGTGTGGGGCATCTCTTTATCGAGCACAAGATATTCAAGGGTTGTAAGAGTCCAATATCATTTTCTTCACTGGATGCCCTGGACGTGTTTGTCCTGAGGTTGGCCGAGCAGATAGGAAAACCGGTAACCTACAGGAAACCCATTGCCGACGCTACGCTTCCCGTGGGGGCCCGTATCAACATCGTCTACGGTCGAGATGTCTCCAAGAGGGGCTCCAACTTCAGCATCCGCAAGTTCAGCGCAGTACCAATATCCATCTTCGATCTGGTGGACTTCGGCACCCTCAACTACCAGATGCTCGCCTACCTGTCACTGGTAATCCCGAATGGCATGAACCTTTTCATTGCCGGTGAATCGGCTTCCGGGAAGACAAGTATGCTCAACGCACTGACCACCTTCATTCCTCCCAAGGCCAAGATAGTCACTATCGAGGATACCCCGGAGCTCCAGGTACCCCACGAGAACTGGATAAGGGAAGTGATACAATCAGACAAACTGGAAGACAGCACCGGCGCGGTGACCACATTCGACCTGCTCAAGGCGGCACTGCGGCAGCGCCCCAATGAGATTATCGTGGGGGAGATTCGTGGGCCGGAGGGCAACGTTGCCTTCCAGGCAATGCAGACCGGGCACGCCGTTATGTCCACCTTCCATGCCTCTACCATGGAGAAGCTGATTCAGCGCATGACCGCCGCCCCGATTCTGGTACCGAAGACATATATAGATAACCTTAACGTGGCCATTCTCATGCGCTCCATCAAGCTCCCCAACGGTGGCACAGTCCGGCGTGTCACTGAGATTGACGAGATAGTCGGCTTCGACCCTCCCACGCAGTCTTTTAATATCGTCGAGGCCTTCAAGCTGGACGAAACTACGGATACCTTTGAGTTCACCGGTTACATGAATAGCCACGTCATGGAGCACAAGATTGCCACCATGCTGGGCATACCAAGTCGTGCCAAGCGGAGGATATACGCTGAAATAGACAAGCGGGCCCGAATATTCGCCAAGCTGCACAAGGAGCGAGGCATTACCGGTTTCTATGAGGTCCTGCGGGTGCTGGGCCAGGCCCAGCAGGATGGCCTGCTCTAG
- a CDS encoding ATPase domain-containing protein translates to MPEFELDEVEEEAKKNVISTGHGEIDKKLGGGIPIGSLTLVEGQSDAGKSVLCQQMIWGSLKNDFKVVLFTTENTVKSLVTQMDSLGLSMTDYLLLGRIKIYTMRPSLVRSNAAAALQSILDTMEDYEDFDLPIMDSITQIAAGATGAECLAYFERCKTLCDRGKTIINVAHTYAFEQDLLVRIRSICDAHFKLAIERVGDRLVKTLEVAKVRGATQTTGNVLSFDVEPEIGMKIMPLSRAKV, encoded by the coding sequence ATGCCAGAGTTTGAACTGGACGAAGTAGAGGAAGAAGCAAAGAAGAACGTCATCTCCACCGGCCACGGTGAGATAGATAAAAAACTGGGTGGTGGTATCCCGATTGGCTCCCTCACCCTGGTGGAGGGTCAGTCCGATGCGGGGAAATCGGTGCTCTGTCAGCAGATGATATGGGGCTCCCTGAAGAACGATTTCAAAGTAGTCCTCTTCACCACGGAGAACACGGTGAAGAGCCTGGTCACCCAGATGGACAGCCTCGGTCTGAGTATGACGGACTATCTGCTGCTTGGCCGGATTAAGATCTATACCATGAGGCCTTCACTGGTGAGGTCTAATGCCGCCGCCGCTCTACAGTCCATTCTGGATACCATGGAAGACTATGAGGACTTTGATCTGCCCATCATGGATTCCATCACTCAGATAGCGGCTGGCGCCACCGGTGCGGAGTGTCTGGCCTATTTCGAGCGTTGTAAGACCCTCTGTGACCGGGGTAAAACGATAATCAACGTTGCTCATACGTATGCCTTCGAGCAGGACTTACTGGTACGTATCCGTTCCATATGCGATGCCCACTTCAAGCTGGCCATCGAGAGGGTGGGTGACAGGCTGGTCAAGACCCTTGAGGTGGCCAAGGTCAGGGGGGCCACCCAGACCACGGGTAACGTACTGAGTTTTGACGTCGAACCGGAGATAGGTATGAAGATTATGCCTCTCTCCAGGGCGAAGGTCTAG